Proteins found in one Patescibacteria group bacterium genomic segment:
- a CDS encoding conjugal transfer protein TraC, translating to MRSKIARQKITVSTQKYLDISGIRNDCVILRDGTLRAVLLCSSVNFALKSEEEQKAVISAYVNFLNSLDWPIQIVVQSRKLNIAPYLEELKQREKEQTNELLKIQMRDYISYVQELVQLGDIMTRKFFIVVAYNPAGDKSRKFTDRLMDVFRMPSLIRMKREKFERYRAELFKKVDFVISGLSSMGINAVPLDTQSLIELFYNIYNPTESINQKMSKIEELKVEL from the coding sequence ATGAGATCTAAAATAGCCAGACAAAAAATCACTGTTTCAACTCAGAAATATTTAGATATTTCTGGCATTAGAAACGATTGCGTTATTTTACGAGACGGTACTTTAAGAGCGGTCTTACTTTGTTCCTCGGTTAATTTTGCTCTTAAATCCGAAGAGGAGCAAAAAGCCGTTATTTCTGCTTATGTTAATTTTCTAAATTCTTTGGATTGGCCAATTCAAATTGTTGTTCAATCAAGAAAACTAAATATCGCACCATATCTTGAAGAATTAAAACAAAGAGAAAAGGAACAAACCAATGAATTACTAAAAATCCAAATGAGAGATTACATTAGTTATGTCCAAGAGCTGGTTCAGTTGGGCGACATTATGACGAGGAAATTTTTTATCGTCGTTGCTTATAATCCGGCCGGCGACAAATCAAGAAAATTTACTGATCGTTTGATGGATGTTTTTAGAATGCCCTCTTTGATTAGAATGAAAAGAGAGAAATTTGAGAGATATCGAGCTGAGCTTTTTAAAAAGGTTGATTTTGTTATTTCCGGTCTTTCGAGCATGGGTATTAATGCCGTGCCTTTAGACACACAAAGTTTAATTGAATTGTTTTATAATATCTATAATCCAACCGAGTCAATTAATCAAAAAATGAGTAAAATTGAAGAATTAAAAGTTGAGCTATAA
- a CDS encoding PrgI family protein, which yields MQFVVPQFIDIEPKIIGPITPRQFILLIFAGGITFLCFKLLDFWIFVVVFLFVICPFFGSFTFVKINGRPFHYFLLNLIQFFQRPKVRVWRKEIIPEKEIVLKKEKEEAPPEIKKTLPRGRLSDLSILVDTGGLAREE from the coding sequence ATGCAGTTTGTTGTTCCACAATTTATTGATATTGAGCCAAAAATTATTGGACCGATCACGCCACGTCAGTTTATTCTTTTGATTTTTGCTGGAGGTATAACCTTTCTTTGTTTTAAGCTCTTAGATTTTTGGATTTTTGTCGTTGTTTTTCTTTTTGTTATTTGTCCATTTTTTGGTTCTTTTACTTTTGTCAAAATTAATGGTCGCCCCTTTCACTATTTTTTATTAAATCTTATACAATTTTTTCAAAGGCCAAAAGTTCGGGTTTGGAGAAAAGAGATCATTCCCGAAAAAGAAATCGTTCTTAAAAAAGAAAAAGAAGAAGCGCCGCCAGAAATTAAGAAAACTTTACCGCGGGGTCGGCTTTCTGATCTATCAATTTTAGTTGATACCGGTGGCTTAGCCAGGGAAGAGTAA
- a CDS encoding adenosylhomocysteinase has translation MTYKIKNLKLASFGLKLIDWAFQRMPVLRILVKDLTQRRPLKNYKIGACLHVTSETANLIRVLKAAGAQIFLCASNPLSTKDEVAAALVKYFKIPVFAFFGEDKKNYFNFINQVLSFKPNLLIDDGADLITTAIKKKIKGIIGASEETTTGVIRIKNLAKEKKLSFPVIAVNQAQTKYLFDNRYGTGQSTIDGLLRATNLLLAGKKVVVCGYGWCGKGLSQRAKGLGAEVIVCEVNPLKALEAKMDGFEVLSLNQAAEIGDIFLTVTGNLNVIRKEHFFKMKDGVILANAGHFNVEINLKDLEKITQTKKEIRPFIEEYTLTNKKKIYLLAQGRLLNLVAAEGHPAEVMDLSFAGQALAQEFLVKNAKSLERKLYSLPEELDQKIAKLKLKSLGVTIDQLTKEQERYLKSWQ, from the coding sequence ATGACTTATAAAATCAAAAATTTAAAGCTAGCTTCTTTTGGTTTAAAACTGATTGATTGGGCTTTTCAACGGATGCCGGTTTTACGAATTTTAGTTAAAGATTTAACCCAGAGAAGGCCATTGAAAAATTATAAAATTGGCGCCTGTCTCCATGTTACTAGTGAAACAGCTAATTTAATTCGGGTCTTAAAAGCCGCTGGGGCTCAAATTTTTCTTTGCGCCTCTAATCCTCTATCAACCAAAGATGAAGTGGCTGCCGCTTTAGTTAAATATTTTAAAATACCAGTTTTTGCTTTTTTTGGCGAAGATAAAAAAAATTATTTTAATTTTATCAATCAAGTTTTATCTTTTAAACCAAATTTATTAATTGACGATGGGGCGGATTTGATTACTACCGCCATTAAGAAAAAAATTAAAGGTATAATTGGCGCTTCTGAAGAGACAACCACTGGTGTGATAAGAATTAAAAATTTGGCTAAAGAAAAAAAACTTTCTTTCCCAGTTATTGCCGTCAATCAAGCGCAAACGAAGTATCTCTTTGACAATCGTTATGGGACGGGTCAGTCAACAATTGATGGACTTTTGCGGGCAACCAATCTTCTTTTAGCTGGAAAAAAAGTTGTCGTTTGCGGCTATGGCTGGTGTGGCAAAGGATTAAGTCAAAGAGCTAAAGGTCTAGGTGCTGAAGTCATTGTCTGTGAAGTTAATCCTTTAAAAGCTTTAGAGGCTAAAATGGATGGTTTTGAAGTTTTGAGTTTAAATCAAGCGGCAGAAATTGGTGATATTTTTTTGACCGTAACCGGCAACCTTAATGTCATTCGAAAAGAACATTTTTTTAAAATGAAAGATGGAGTTATTTTAGCCAACGCTGGCCATTTTAACGTCGAAATTAATTTAAAAGATTTAGAAAAAATTACTCAAACAAAAAAAGAAATTAGACCCTTCATTGAAGAATATACTTTGACAAATAAGAAGAAAATTTACCTTTTAGCTCAAGGCAGACTTTTAAATTTAGTTGCCGCTGAAGGTCACCCAGCCGAAGTTATGGATTTAAGTTTTGCTGGCCAGGCCTTGGCGCAAGAATTTTTAGTCAAAAATGCTAAAAGTTTAGAAAGAAAACTTTATTCTCTACCAGAAGAGTTAGATCAAAAAATTGCCAAACTAAAACTTAAAAGTTTAGGGGTGACGATTGATCAATTAACAAAAGAACAAGAGAGATATTTAAAGAGTTGGCAATAA